From the Methanobacteriales archaeon HGW-Methanobacteriales-1 genome, the window AAAATTGGGTGCTAAATGGACCAATGTTGATTTCAGAAACCCTTGTGTATCAATGGACTTCGGGACAACATTAGCTGGAAGAATAGTCAATAATGACGAACCCTATGCTAAGACTGTGGGAAACTTCTGTGGGCTGGCAGGAGCAGTTTCTGATGCCATAATTAGAGGTACTGAAAAAGTGGATAAAAGAGGCGGTGCTGCTTTAGATTTATATAATAAAGATATAATCAAAAAGGCGGATTGGAAAAAGTCACTGGCCTATGCTGAGAGAATTCATGAATTTGTGGACATTAGAAAGGTTCCTGAGGATAGAACTCGATTTGGAACGGTTCCTGTAGATCCTGCTGCAGCATATGATGCTGGAACTACATTGATTGGATGTGATATCGGAACCAATGGGGACAAAATAGATGAATTAACTAAAATTGGCCATGAAATATATGAAAATGATGGCATACACACTCTATTTGGAACTTTAGATTATGTGAGTGCATTGATTGTAAAAAGATTAGTGGATGAGGCATTTCAGGAAGGTGTTGTCCAGGAAGGATCTGTTCTAGGAGTTACTGGAAGAGCTGGAATCACCGGTCGAAAACCTGAATTAATACTGGACTATACTAAAGATAGATTTGAAGAATGTCTTTTTGTCTCAGATGCTCTGGCCATGGGTGCAGCAATTATGGCACGTTGTATGAATTCCATTGGAACTCCGCATGTTCCAATTGGTGGAAGACAAGGTGGGCCTTGTATACTGGGCCCTAGAAGGAAATTGCAGAATCAAAAATGAGTTTAAGTTCGATGAGAACTTTTTATTTTCAGTTTTTTCATCTTTTTTTGTATATTTACTTCCTTGAGATAAAATAAAGATATAATATCAGGTATTCTCATGGCAATTGCTCTAATTATGGCTGGTGGTAAAGGAACTCGCATGAAATTGGATTGTGAGAAACCCATGGTGCAAGCTAATGGAAAATTTTTAATTGATTGTGTAATGGATAATTTGCAGGATTCTACTAATATAAACGATATTTTCATTGCTACTAGTCATCATGTTCCATTAACAGAAGAATATGCAATCAAAAAAGGATATAAAATAATTAAAACTCCTGGAGACGGATATTTAGATGACTTAAGTTTTTTATTATCCTATTTTGAATCAAAAAATCCTGATGAAACTGTATTGACTATTGGCTCTGATATTCCAGGTGTTGATGGAGAATTAATAGATTTTATTCTAAACGAGTACCAATTAAGATATAAAAAATCGCAAAAACCAGCTATGTGTGTAGCAGTTCCTATTGAAATTTTTGAAAAATATGATTTAGAACCTTCTATTGTTCTTGAAGGCATAGTACCCTCGGGAGTAAATATATTAAGGAGTATAAACAAGATACAAGATGAGGAAGTTTTGGAAGTTCCTAAAATCGAACTTGCCTTAAATATTAATACTTGTAAAGACATAAAAGTCTTTGAAAAGTTTTTTGGTGATAATGATGGAAGAAAGGAAACTGATTAAAGGAGAAGAAAAATTCTGGAGCGAAATTAAAGGATACCAGGTAGCTACTAGCAATGCAAGAATTTTAGGAGAGCTAGAAGAACTGGTGATTAATGATAAAACTGGAAAAATCACCGATGTTGTAATTAAAGTGGAAAAAGGCAGAAATGTCAATGTAAAAGGTTCTAAGAAGAAAGGAGACTTTTTACTGGTTCCGTTCGGTAAAGTTGAAAAAGTAGGCGAATTTATAATAATTGCTGAATAAACTCATTTTTCCCGTTAGTAGGTGTTTTCACCTTCTTCCTACATTAATATTAAATAATAAATTTAATTAATGACTATTTTATGATTTAATATTTTAATTGAATTATTCTCTTTAATAAATATTTAAAATATAAAATATAATTTCATAACTTTTTAATTATTTTTCAATTAATCCAGTTATTGATATTATGTGCAGTTAATTTTATAATAAATTTTTAAAATTACTTTTTAGATTATTTAATTATTATTTCTAGCTTTATAACAAAAAATAAAAAGAATAAAAGAAAAAAAGGATTTAAGAAGTTTTTTTGTTTTATTAGAAAAACTACATTCCCTGCAAACTAGCATCTAACATTCTTTTGGTTTCTGAGGCCAGTTCTGGTGGAAGACCAGTTATATCCATGCTTAAGAATCCTCTTACAATCATGGATGCGGCTTCTTCTTCAGTTAAACCTCTAGATGTGAGATATAAAACTTCTTCTTCTGCTATTTTACCCACAGCTGCTTCGTGAGACATTTCAAGTTCAGTAGCACTACCTTCCAGTTCAGGAACAGCATAAATCATGGAATCGTCAGATAATACCAGTCCATGACATTCTAAATGCCCTTTAACATTCTGGGTTCGGCCAGCTAAATGACCACGAGAGTAGATTTGGGACTGGTCTTTGGAGACCGCACGTGAAATCATTTCTGCTTTGCTTCCTTCACCTTCTAAAAGTACTCGGGATCCCATATCAAGCACGGAATCTTTTTGTCCACCTAAAATGGATTGGAAAAGTACTTTTGAATTCGTACCAGTACAATAGGCGGTAGGATAAGATTGTATGCTTCTAACAGGGCTGGTTAAGATATAATTGCTGATATAAGTAGAGTCATCTCCAACCATTATTCCAGTACGTGGCCTTACATCTACCTGCTCGGCCCAGTTGTGTACCATAGTAAAGGTGATTTTAGCTCCTTTTTTCAAGTAAAATTCGGACACACCCACGTGCAGAGCAGAACTTACGTCTTCCCCGGTAGCACAACCGGTAATAATGTGCAGTTCTGAATTTTCTTCGGCAATTATCACATTGTGTGCGGTTTGCATGACCTTCTCGTCACCAATGAACATACAGGCTTGAAGAGGGAAAACTTCTTTGGAACCAGGCAAGGATCTTATAAAGTATCCGCTTGGGCCTTCATTAGCTTCCCGAAGAGCGGTCTGGGCGGTGTATTTGTCAGTATCTGGAGCTACTGATTTCCACATGTAATCTTTTAACCAGTTGTATTTGTCCAGAGCAACATTCATACCCATTATTTCCACTGATTCAGAGCCACAGGTGCTGCAGACTCCAGTTTGATCCACCTGGATGAAAGTCCCGGATCGTTCTGCTTCATTAGGATCCACTCCCACTTTGAGCAAAGTGTCTTGGACTTTTTTAGGAACTTCATTGGCCTTGGTCACTTTTTCATGTTCGCCGGCTTCTTCTTTTATGAACTTTTCCAGGTCAATGTCCTCACCGTAAAGGGCCTTTTTTTCCTTAGCCTTTTCAGCTTTTCCTAGTGTATCCCGCAACATTGTACACACCCTTTGAATCCTTCTTTCCGAATGTCTTCTATAATTTCACTGGGGTTTCCAGAACAAGCAATTCTACCATCCATTAAAACATGAGCGGTATCTGCCTTTACAAAGTTAAGGATATAACCTAAGTGAGTAATTAAAAGACCAGAGTTTTTTCTAAGTCCTGGTTTCTTGTCCTTATCTAGCAATATGTTTATCTCTTCTGCCAGGAGTTCCA encodes:
- a CDS encoding methanogenesis marker 14 protein: MSFLKRVLGLGPKPVMAKSRYISIEDAKTSPFTKKTVGSGYSMKPDVYYIVASVELGNTTTKCILTATNLNTSRSYLLDKTVKMTRDIRPPKKGEEVFGSTVWGVELTQESVSDMVRDTILESLKRSKLDIEKDLDFVVRSTGVTAGFASPQEVGKLIISLANGCLEAGIPPRKMAPALSIDSFPDRLKEFTLLEKVIFDGAVVSVIPPTGKEVVANEMEGELVTAGIKLGAKWTNVDFRNPCVSMDFGTTLAGRIVNNDEPYAKTVGNFCGLAGAVSDAIIRGTEKVDKRGGAALDLYNKDIIKKADWKKSLAYAERIHEFVDIRKVPEDRTRFGTVPVDPAAAYDAGTTLIGCDIGTNGDKIDELTKIGHEIYENDGIHTLFGTLDYVSALIVKRLVDEAFQEGVVQEGSVLGVTGRAGITGRKPELILDYTKDRFEECLFVSDALAMGAAIMARCMNSIGTPHVPIGGRQGGPCILGPRRKLQNQK
- a CDS encoding GTP--adenosylcobinamide-phosphate guanylyltransferase translates to MAIALIMAGGKGTRMKLDCEKPMVQANGKFLIDCVMDNLQDSTNINDIFIATSHHVPLTEEYAIKKGYKIIKTPGDGYLDDLSFLLSYFESKNPDETVLTIGSDIPGVDGELIDFILNEYQLRYKKSQKPAMCVAVPIEIFEKYDLEPSIVLEGIVPSGVNILRSINKIQDEEVLEVPKIELALNINTCKDIKVFEKFFGDNDGRKETD
- a CDS encoding photosystem reaction center subunit H, translating into MEERKLIKGEEKFWSEIKGYQVATSNARILGELEELVINDKTGKITDVVIKVEKGRNVNVKGSKKKGDFLLVPFGKVEKVGEFIIIAE